From one Phycisphaerae bacterium genomic stretch:
- a CDS encoding carbohydrate ABC transporter permease, with the protein MLSRRSRERTKELIKHGLILLVLFSAFFPLYIMVVISFKDNDQFVRNPWWFDSIGTWKWENWSFAWDTVKIYIANSIVTSVAATAFCLLFATLTSYVIAKHKVPGRGVVYYGLIALMFLPGTAATLMTLFTLLKDMHLLNSLWPLIILGATGGQALCVFILRQFIEEIPNELFESAQLDGASSWQQIMHIVLPMSGAILGTLAILQFIGNWNNLMLPLIVMRDDVMLTVPVGLMRLEGEYVKEWGQLMAGYTISSIPMVILFIFTMRLFIRGLTAGAIKG; encoded by the coding sequence ATGCTGAGTCGCCGATCCCGAGAGCGAACCAAGGAACTGATCAAGCACGGGTTGATCCTGTTGGTGCTGTTCTCCGCGTTCTTCCCGCTGTACATCATGGTGGTGATCAGCTTCAAGGACAACGACCAGTTCGTTCGGAACCCGTGGTGGTTCGATTCGATCGGCACGTGGAAGTGGGAGAACTGGTCGTTCGCGTGGGACACGGTGAAGATCTACATTGCCAACTCGATCGTGACGTCGGTGGCGGCGACGGCGTTCTGTCTGCTGTTCGCCACGCTCACCAGCTACGTGATCGCCAAGCACAAGGTGCCGGGTCGAGGCGTGGTGTATTACGGCCTGATCGCGTTGATGTTCCTTCCGGGGACGGCGGCCACGCTGATGACGCTCTTCACGCTGCTCAAGGACATGCACCTGCTCAACAGCCTCTGGCCGCTGATCATCCTGGGGGCGACGGGCGGGCAGGCGTTATGCGTGTTTATTCTGCGGCAGTTCATCGAGGAGATACCCAACGAGCTCTTCGAGTCGGCCCAGCTTGACGGGGCCAGTTCGTGGCAGCAGATCATGCACATCGTGCTGCCGATGAGCGGGGCGATCCTCGGGACGCTGGCGATCCTGCAGTTCATCGGCAACTGGAACAACCTGATGCTGCCGCTGATCGTGATGCGGGACGACGTGATGCTGACGGTGCCGGTGGGCCTGATGCGGCTCGAGGGCGAGTACGTCAAGGAGTGGGGCCAGCTCATGGCCGGCTACACGATCAGTTCGATCCCCATGGTGATTTTGTTCATCTTCACCATGCGGCTGTTCATCCGCGGCCTGACCGCGGGAGCGATCAAGGGCTGA
- a CDS encoding sugar ABC transporter permease, protein MTTIRRLRFQWSLYLLMLPTVLLILVFNYYPSLDAIRYSLYRWDGAFIEEFRGLENFIQAFGHDRLFWQSFGLTLILLVANAFKMWPSIFTAVVIHRLQSERWQYVYRVLFVIPMIIPSLVGLLIWKSFFEPMTGIMNKTLQATHLMDVLQWLDINVLGWQAFTYGSPAWLSNSHLIVPTLIIWGFPWVGVIGVLIYLAGLQNISQDVYDAGKIDGLSWWGKFSKIELPLIMTQVRLMLILMTIGTLQDYGLILILLGPEGGPNNVGMVPGLYMFTEGFLNQRYGYACALGMVLFVIIMSITLVYQKLVRVDK, encoded by the coding sequence ATGACGACCATCAGGCGGCTGAGGTTTCAGTGGTCGCTTTATCTGCTGATGCTGCCGACGGTGCTGCTGATTCTGGTGTTCAACTACTATCCGTCGCTGGACGCGATTCGGTACAGCCTGTACCGGTGGGACGGGGCGTTCATCGAGGAATTCCGCGGGCTGGAGAACTTCATCCAGGCGTTCGGGCACGACCGGTTGTTCTGGCAGAGCTTCGGGTTGACGCTGATCCTGCTGGTGGCCAACGCGTTCAAGATGTGGCCGAGCATCTTTACGGCGGTGGTGATCCACCGGCTCCAGTCGGAGCGGTGGCAGTACGTCTACCGGGTGCTGTTCGTGATTCCGATGATCATCCCGTCGCTGGTGGGCCTTCTGATCTGGAAGTCGTTCTTCGAGCCGATGACGGGCATCATGAACAAGACGCTCCAGGCGACGCACCTGATGGACGTGCTGCAGTGGCTCGACATCAACGTGTTGGGCTGGCAGGCGTTCACCTACGGGAGTCCGGCGTGGCTGTCGAACAGCCACCTGATCGTGCCGACGCTGATCATCTGGGGTTTTCCGTGGGTGGGCGTGATCGGCGTGCTGATCTACCTGGCGGGCCTGCAGAACATCTCTCAGGACGTCTACGACGCGGGCAAGATCGACGGATTGAGCTGGTGGGGCAAGTTTTCGAAGATCGAGCTGCCGCTGATCATGACTCAGGTGCGGTTGATGCTGATCCTGATGACGATCGGCACGCTGCAGGACTACGGGCTGATCTTGATTTTGCTGGGCCCGGAGGGCGGGCCGAACAACGTGGGCATGGTGCCCGGGTTGTACATGTTCACCGAAGGTTTCCTGAACCAGCGCTACGGATACGCCTGCGCCCTGGGCATGGTGCTGTTCGTGATCATCATGTCGATCACCCTGGTGTATCAGAAGCTTGTGCGGGTCGATAAGTAG
- a CDS encoding extracellular solute-binding protein, whose translation MKKFLVQNREILMNGMAAVFLAVSFVVSMIQINSVHEVYFDESKKNLRIAHWQLESGYRDALDHIIREYEKLHPEVAIHQVPITEKFYAQVVNTHLVGGTAPDLMEMGMSTMVSQDQYLQRYFEPMSGHVAKPNPYNAGTELEGVLWRETFIDGMRTAYRPSLQDYFGVPSSTFTQRIFYNRDLFRKVLGTDEPPQTFGQLLEVCRTIRQHAEQTGVLLVPIAGSKYNSPIFFERYQAAFLAGYLSELDTNLDGGIGGMEMYAGLESGVFGWDSPPNQAAFGLIRDLSNHFQKGFMAVGREQAAFLFVQENAAMITSGSWDAESLFRQADFEVGIFDFPMPAGDEPYADQVRGRTSEASTGTGNAYGIHRYSRNKDVAIDFLQFLTSKAMNQQFNRDINWIPAVIGARPTKELEVFMPNPEGYTGTLYWFWGGRSRQVYDGGLTAFVQGEIGLDEFGKNVVDALQDNDYGWTRAAQDEFEAGRNNVRLQEQLLGILNSDALFEQTYADHDRRFQEAMIRQVRADHGLNEYIHRFETELQGKLRME comes from the coding sequence ATGAAGAAGTTCCTGGTCCAGAATCGCGAAATCCTCATGAACGGCATGGCGGCGGTGTTTCTCGCGGTGTCGTTCGTGGTCTCGATGATCCAGATCAACAGCGTTCACGAGGTCTACTTCGACGAGAGCAAGAAGAACCTGCGGATTGCGCACTGGCAGCTCGAGTCGGGCTATCGGGACGCTCTCGATCACATTATCCGCGAGTATGAGAAGCTGCACCCGGAGGTGGCGATCCACCAGGTGCCGATCACCGAGAAGTTCTACGCCCAGGTAGTCAATACGCACCTGGTGGGCGGGACGGCTCCGGACCTGATGGAGATGGGCATGAGCACCATGGTCTCACAGGACCAGTATCTCCAGCGGTACTTCGAGCCGATGAGCGGCCACGTGGCCAAGCCGAATCCGTATAACGCCGGCACGGAGCTGGAGGGCGTGCTGTGGCGTGAGACGTTCATCGACGGGATGCGGACGGCCTACCGGCCGAGTCTGCAGGACTACTTCGGGGTTCCGAGTTCGACGTTCACGCAGCGGATCTTCTACAACCGCGACCTGTTCCGCAAGGTTCTGGGCACGGATGAACCGCCGCAGACGTTCGGGCAACTGCTCGAGGTCTGCCGGACGATCCGGCAGCACGCGGAGCAGACCGGCGTACTGCTGGTGCCGATCGCGGGCAGCAAGTACAACAGTCCGATTTTCTTCGAGCGGTACCAGGCGGCGTTCCTGGCCGGCTATCTGTCGGAGCTCGATACGAACCTCGACGGCGGGATCGGCGGCATGGAGATGTACGCCGGGCTCGAGAGCGGGGTGTTCGGCTGGGACTCCCCGCCGAACCAGGCGGCGTTCGGCCTGATCCGCGACCTGTCGAACCACTTCCAGAAGGGGTTCATGGCGGTCGGTCGCGAGCAGGCGGCGTTCCTGTTCGTTCAGGAAAACGCGGCGATGATCACCTCCGGTTCGTGGGACGCTGAGAGCCTGTTCCGCCAGGCGGACTTCGAGGTGGGGATTTTCGATTTTCCGATGCCCGCGGGCGACGAACCCTACGCCGACCAGGTTCGCGGCCGAACCAGCGAGGCCTCGACCGGGACCGGCAACGCCTACGGCATTCACCGCTACAGCCGCAACAAGGACGTGGCGATCGATTTTCTCCAGTTTCTGACGTCCAAGGCCATGAACCAGCAGTTCAACCGGGACATCAACTGGATTCCCGCGGTGATCGGGGCGCGGCCGACGAAAGAACTTGAAGTTTTCATGCCGAACCCGGAAGGCTACACGGGCACGCTGTACTGGTTCTGGGGCGGGCGGAGCCGGCAGGTCTACGACGGCGGCCTGACCGCCTTCGTCCAGGGCGAGATCGGGCTGGACGAATTCGGCAAAAACGTGGTGGACGCCCTGCAGGACAACGATTACGGCTGGACCAGGGCCGCCCAGGACGAGTTCGAGGCGGGCCGCAACAACGTGCGGCTCCAGGAGCAGCTTCTGGGCATCCTGAATTCCGACGCGCTGTTCGAGCAGACGTACGCGGACCACGATCGGCGATTCCAGGAGGCCATGATCCGCCAGGTGCGGGCGGACCACGGCCTGAACGAGTATATCCATCGGTTCGAAACGGAACTCCAGGGCAAGTTGAGGATGGAGTAG